One Algoriphagus sp. Y33 genomic window, ATATGGCAAGTAGCGGGGATATCACCCATGTTAAACTGATGTTCGCGCATTCATTGGATTATATCAATAGTGGAAACCAGGGGGTAAATGCCGGGTATCAGACCGGTGCATTGACCATCATCATAGCTGGGTATGATGAGGATGGGGATTACATTCTTTATCCAGGTAGCACTGCTTTAAATAAGGCCACTTTTTGTCCCCCGATTTGCCCGCCGGGTGCTGCGGGTTCACCTACTTTTCCAACTAATTAGACCAACTGAAGCTTTTATGTATTATGCAGGTATCGTTTTTGTCTTGTTGTTTTCATTGTTGCCTTTTGGGATAAGCCTTCTCAGGTGGAAGACTCTGGATTTACCCAGCAGAATATTTTCTGTTCTGCTGGGGTTTGTGTTTGCTGTGGAATGCGTGGCAACTTTTTCGGCCATTCGCTATCAAAACAATCTGGCTATTTACAATGTATCAGGTTGGCTGCAAATGGCCTTGATTTGCCTGTACTTTAATTTTAGTATTTACTGCTTCAGGAAAATACACCTGGGTATTTACCTGGCAGTAGCCAGCATCATACTCGGCATAGTGAATGCACTTTATTTCGAACCACTGGGGAAAACCAACACCTTCTATCTTACTTACCAGGCAGTGCTGGTGTTATTGTTAGGTATTCTCCTATACACAGAGCTATTGCTGAAAGAAGGCTACGTCAACACCTACAGATCAGTACATTTCTGGCTGGTGCTGATCCTGGTACTGTTTAACAGCCTGACTTTAGTCAATTTTTCCCTTTATGATTTTTTAGCAGACCTATTAAGCGGAAGCGTGTATTTGCTGGCGGTATATATATGGATATGTGGGGTGCTGGCCAACCTCGGCTTCACATTGGTATTTATTTTTTATAACCGGTTAAACCCAACTTATGGAAAGTAAAGGAATATTAGCACTTGCCGTAGGTTTAAGTATCCTCTTTACGGCATTCGTCATGATGGCTATAGGAATTGTTGTTGCTGCCCGAAAAAGGCTAAACAACTATTACCTGGAGCGAGAGCAATTATTAGCGGCCAACCTGGAGGAAGGAGAACGTACTATGAGCCAGATTGCAAAAGAAGTCCATGATAATATCGGTCAATTGACTTACCTGTTGAATATGACGATTCAAAGGGCCAGGAAAGTAACCAATGAAGTAGAACGGGAACAACTGCTCTTCTCCGCAGGCCAGCTTTCTGAAAAAGTCCTGTTCTATACCCATAATATCAGTAACTCCCTGAACAGTGAGTATATCAAGAGGCATGGCTTATACTTTAAGATCCAGGAGGATATCGAGCATATTCGGAACTCGGGAGAGATCGAAGTGAACCTGGATATTACGGGAAGCGGCAAGCCTGCGGACCCCAATAAGGAATTAGTCGTATACCGGATTGCCCAGGAAGCAGTGC contains:
- a CDS encoding sensor histidine kinase; amino-acid sequence: MESKGILALAVGLSILFTAFVMMAIGIVVAARKRLNNYYLEREQLLAANLEEGERTMSQIAKEVHDNIGQLTYLLNMTIQRARKVTNEVEREQLLFSAGQLSEKVLFYTHNISNSLNSEYIKRHGLYFKIQEDIEHIRNSGEIEVNLDITGSGKPADPNKELVVYRIAQEAVHNILKHASAKRIDISLHVSLVEFTLIIRDNGKGFELNEALALERNGLKNMMSRANSLKGELQIITHMGEGCEILFNTRELNIQPTKKLKSPMT